From the Bacteroidales bacterium genome, one window contains:
- a CDS encoding DUF4190 domain-containing protein, with protein MKKMYKILIFVFAATIMFGSCTMEKRQYLSGYNVQWKKGNPNSKKTELANKANESLTKKSETIKVKTSENGTIKNDNVTNESNDNLVASVADNQIIITQKDKNIFVPSNNELSSNKEKQVKPTLKSEFKKGAKMIASYSDDPKTNGSALTGFILSLIGLFLFGFILGVLAIIFSAIGLGKIKKDSSKWKGKGLAIAGLIIGIVDIIGWLIMLALIL; from the coding sequence ATGAAAAAAATGTACAAAATTTTAATTTTCGTTTTCGCAGCCACTATTATGTTTGGCTCATGTACTATGGAAAAAAGGCAATATCTGTCAGGTTACAACGTCCAATGGAAAAAAGGAAACCCTAATTCCAAAAAAACAGAATTGGCAAATAAAGCTAATGAATCATTAACGAAAAAAAGTGAAACAATAAAAGTTAAAACTTCAGAAAATGGAACAATCAAAAATGATAATGTAACAAATGAGTCTAATGATAACTTGGTTGCATCTGTTGCCGATAATCAAATTATTATTACACAAAAAGACAAAAATATCTTTGTCCCAAGCAATAATGAATTATCTTCAAACAAAGAGAAGCAAGTTAAACCCACTCTTAAATCTGAATTTAAAAAGGGGGCTAAAATGATTGCATCATATTCTGACGATCCAAAGACAAATGGATCTGCTTTAACTGGTTTCATTTTAAGTTTAATAGGTCTATTTCTTTTTGGTTTTATATTAGGAGTTTTAGCTATTATATTCAGTGCAATTGGACTTGGAAAAATTAAAAAAGACTCATCAAAATGGAAAGGAAAAGGATTAGCAATAGCTGGTCTTATTATTGGAATAGTTGATATAATTGGTTGGTTGATAATGCTAGCATTAATACTATAA